The Granulicella sibirica genome has a segment encoding these proteins:
- a CDS encoding DinB family protein, whose product MSEAMKVEPWLRGTLNHVDSVRRQVLHALELSNEDAERWCGDLSDEEVNARPYGVASVAFHLRHIARSLDRLLTYAEGNQLTDEQMAALRGELDPGARAEECLEEFRMGIGSAARRVAELLPGDFEEGRGVGRKGLPSTVGGLLVHCAEHTQRHSGQMVTTAKVVAGMR is encoded by the coding sequence ATGAGCGAGGCGATGAAGGTTGAGCCGTGGTTGAGGGGCACGTTGAACCATGTCGATTCGGTGCGGCGGCAAGTGCTGCATGCCCTGGAGTTGTCGAATGAGGATGCGGAGAGGTGGTGTGGGGACCTGTCGGACGAGGAGGTGAACGCGCGGCCGTATGGGGTGGCTTCGGTGGCGTTTCATCTGCGTCATATTGCACGATCGCTGGATCGCTTGCTGACGTATGCGGAGGGGAATCAGCTTACCGATGAGCAGATGGCGGCGCTGCGTGGAGAGCTTGATCCGGGTGCGAGGGCGGAGGAGTGTCTGGAGGAGTTTCGGATGGGGATCGGGAGCGCGGCGCGGAGAGTGGCGGAACTGCTGCCGGGGGATTTTGAGGAGGGGCGTGGGGTGGGGCGGAAGGGGTTGCCGAGTACGGTGGGTGGGCTGTTGGTGCATTGCGCGGAGCATACACAGAGGCATTCGGGGCAGATGGTGACTACGGCCAAGGTGGTGGCGGGGATGCGGTAA
- a CDS encoding glycine betaine ABC transporter substrate-binding protein, with translation MNVGQCVARLVSGLLFSSLMLGCAPPRSSRVVIGAKNFTEQVVLGEMLAQEIEAVTGERVERRFYLAGTYICQQALVGGRIDGYVEYTGTALTAILKQPLPPVGQRGKAEVLSSVRKIYEDKYGVRVEDGLGFEDTFAMAIRGDDARRLGLKTISAAVGPARGWRMGVGYEFESRPDGLEGLEATYGLKFAERPRTMDLGLLYRALAERQVDMVSGNSTDGPIRALGFFVLEDDKHYFPPYEAVPLIREDSLKVHPGIQTAMDRLAGKVSAEEMQRMNDAVDGQHRDVGDVVREWRAARGL, from the coding sequence ATGAACGTGGGCCAATGTGTGGCCAGGCTGGTCAGTGGTCTGCTCTTTTCCAGCTTGATGCTTGGATGTGCTCCGCCGCGGTCTTCGCGGGTGGTGATCGGGGCCAAGAACTTTACCGAACAGGTGGTGCTTGGAGAGATGCTCGCGCAGGAGATTGAGGCTGTCACCGGTGAGCGGGTCGAGCGGCGGTTCTATCTTGCCGGGACTTATATCTGCCAGCAGGCGCTCGTGGGTGGGCGGATCGATGGTTATGTGGAATACACCGGGACTGCGCTGACGGCGATTTTGAAGCAGCCCCTGCCTCCGGTGGGACAGCGGGGGAAAGCGGAGGTGCTGTCTTCGGTTCGAAAGATCTATGAAGACAAGTATGGGGTGCGGGTGGAGGATGGGTTGGGGTTCGAAGATACGTTTGCGATGGCGATTCGGGGGGATGATGCGCGGAGGCTGGGGTTGAAGACGATCTCGGCTGCCGTGGGACCGGCTCGGGGGTGGCGGATGGGGGTGGGGTATGAGTTCGAGTCGAGACCGGATGGGTTGGAGGGGCTCGAGGCGACGTACGGCTTGAAGTTTGCCGAGAGACCCAGGACGATGGATCTGGGCTTACTCTATCGGGCTCTGGCAGAGCGGCAGGTGGATATGGTGTCGGGAAATTCGACGGATGGGCCGATTCGGGCGCTGGGGTTCTTCGTTTTGGAGGATGATAAGCATTACTTCCCTCCCTATGAGGCTGTGCCGTTGATCCGGGAGGATTCGCTGAAGGTGCATCCGGGGATTCAGACGGCGATGGATCGGCTGGCAGGGAAGGTGTCGGCGGAGGAGATGCAGAGGATGAACGATGCGGTGGACGGGCAGCATCGGGATGTTGGGGATGTGGTGCGGGAGTGGCGGGCGGCGAGGGGGTTGTGA
- a CDS encoding ATP-binding cassette domain-containing protein, translated as MDEGSVEFAKVSYALPSSASGDAGRLLLKDVSLRIEAGTTTALLGRSGSGKTTLLRMVNGLVRPTSGEVRVSGRMVGESDPVELRRGIGYVIQETGLFPHMTVERNAGMALELAGRSDSGRVRDVLGLAGIEYDGMRERYPWQLSGGQRQRVGVARALAMDPPVMLMDEPFGALDPLTRAEMQTMLRELMGKVRKTVLLVTHDLDEALYLAQRVVFLEAGVVVADLAAGDVLGSSNAKVREYVGAVHRAVRN; from the coding sequence ATGGATGAGGGCAGCGTTGAGTTCGCGAAGGTGAGCTATGCGCTGCCCTCTTCTGCATCCGGGGACGCAGGGCGGCTGCTGCTGAAGGATGTTTCGCTGCGAATCGAGGCGGGTACGACTACTGCCCTGCTGGGCCGAAGCGGAAGTGGGAAAACGACACTGTTGCGGATGGTGAATGGGCTGGTGAGGCCGACCTCAGGTGAGGTGCGGGTGTCGGGACGGATGGTGGGGGAGAGCGATCCCGTGGAGTTGCGGCGGGGGATCGGGTACGTGATCCAGGAGACCGGGTTGTTTCCGCACATGACTGTCGAGCGGAATGCGGGGATGGCGCTTGAGCTTGCGGGGCGTTCCGATTCGGGGCGGGTCCGGGATGTGCTTGGGTTGGCGGGCATCGAGTACGACGGGATGCGGGAGCGGTATCCGTGGCAGTTAAGCGGTGGGCAGAGGCAGAGGGTGGGGGTGGCAAGGGCGCTGGCGATGGATCCGCCGGTGATGCTGATGGATGAGCCGTTCGGGGCGCTCGATCCGCTGACGCGGGCGGAGATGCAGACGATGCTGCGGGAGTTGATGGGGAAGGTTCGGAAGACGGTTCTGCTGGTGACGCATGACCTGGACGAGGCGCTTTACCTGGCGCAGCGGGTGGTGTTTCTGGAGGCGGGGGTTGTGGTGGCGGACCTGGCGGCGGGGGATGTGCTGGGATCTTCGAATGCTAAGGTGCGGGAGTATGTTGGGGCGGTGCATCGGGCGGTCAGGAATTGA
- the gap gene encoding type I glyceraldehyde-3-phosphate dehydrogenase encodes MAVKVGINGFGRIGRNVFRTALGSPDIEFVAVNDLTTPATLAHLLKYDSILGNLKQTITHGADFIAVDGKQIKVFAERDPAKLDWASVGAEIVVESTGFFTDATKAKAHLGTTVKKVIISAPATNEDLTIVLGVNSDKYDASKHNVISNASCTTNCLAPVVKVIHDTFGIASGIMTTIHSYTNDQVILDTPHKDLRRARAAALSMIPSSTGAAKALKLVVPEMDGKLDGFAIRVPTPNVSVVDLTFVSEKPITAATINEALKAASESGELKGYLGYTDEELVSTDFRGNPYSSIVDSKLTKVVGQNTGKIISWYDNEWGYSSRVKDLILFLVEKGL; translated from the coding sequence ATGGCAGTCAAGGTTGGCATCAACGGCTTCGGCCGTATCGGACGTAACGTCTTCCGCACCGCGCTCGGCAGTCCAGACATCGAATTCGTCGCCGTCAACGACCTCACCACCCCTGCGACCCTCGCCCACCTCCTCAAATACGATTCCATCCTCGGCAACCTCAAGCAGACCATCACCCACGGTGCCGACTTCATTGCCGTCGACGGGAAGCAGATCAAGGTCTTCGCCGAGCGCGATCCCGCCAAGCTCGACTGGGCTTCCGTCGGAGCCGAGATCGTCGTCGAGTCCACCGGCTTCTTCACCGACGCCACCAAGGCCAAAGCTCACCTCGGAACGACCGTCAAGAAGGTGATCATCTCCGCCCCGGCGACCAACGAGGACCTCACCATCGTCCTCGGCGTCAACTCCGACAAGTACGACGCCTCGAAGCACAACGTGATCTCGAACGCCTCTTGCACCACCAACTGCCTCGCGCCCGTCGTCAAGGTCATCCACGACACCTTCGGCATCGCGTCCGGCATCATGACCACCATCCACAGCTACACCAACGACCAGGTGATCCTCGACACGCCCCACAAGGACCTCCGTCGCGCCCGCGCCGCCGCCCTGTCGATGATTCCCTCCTCCACTGGAGCCGCCAAGGCGCTCAAGCTCGTCGTCCCCGAGATGGACGGCAAGCTCGACGGCTTCGCCATCCGGGTACCCACCCCCAACGTCTCGGTCGTCGACCTTACCTTCGTCTCCGAAAAGCCCATCACCGCTGCTACCATCAACGAGGCCCTCAAGGCAGCCTCGGAGTCGGGCGAACTCAAGGGCTATCTCGGCTACACCGACGAGGAACTGGTCAGCACCGACTTCCGCGGCAACCCCTACTCCTCCATCGTCGACTCCAAGCTCACCAAGGTCGTCGGCCAGAACACCGGCAAGATCATCAGCTGGTACGACAACGAGTGGGGCTACTCCAGCCGCGTCAAGGACCTTATCCTCTTTCTAGTCGAGAAGGGTCTCTAA
- a CDS encoding beta-galactosidase, producing the protein MTSLRFAQDDKVVMWIEGKGIRMMVRNTLRMASALLALAACSISPMRLMGQDAPPPLYLGAAWYPEQWPEVRWEADLKLMEEAHVRFVRIGEFAWSTMEPKEGDFEFAWMDHAIAMAAKHHIDVVLGTPSAAPPAWLTQKYPETLRIMEDGRQDAHGNRQQFNWANPKYRELAAKVAGEMAKRYGHNPHVIGWQIDNEYANESYGKDVQKQFQDWCKAHYGTLDNLNTRWTTTYWSESYSDWSQIPIEEKEGNPGLLLSWKRFVSDTWRSYQKNQIDAIHASSDKRQWITTNMMGWFDAYDHYTVAKDLDMASWDDYVRVDHLDPVFNGAAHDLTRGFLRKNFWVMETQPGFVNWKPNNVALDKGEVRAMAWHDIGHGADAVEYWQWRSALNGQEELHGTVVGADGTPEPLYPEVQQIGAEFAKAGESLKGTSVHSEVAILHSYESRWAINWQRHNQAFDPVTQLLTYYKPLRELSQSIDIVAPTAPLSSYKLVVAPGLAVLTNEAAKNLMEYVKGGGHLVLGQRAAIKDGDNGLQPMRQPGPLGEMLGGRVEQFYALADGVPFSGAMGAGTSKIWAEQLSTSSPDTKVLMTYGPSNGWLDGQPAVITRKVGKGEISYIGAWLGDGDESTKGLAKWMVESSGVAAAWGPVPEGVEVTARSGGGKKVFILVNFAKTEQTVHLPASMLSVLDGRQVGSVTLGRYGVAVLEAK; encoded by the coding sequence TTGACTTCCCTGCGCTTCGCTCAGGATGACAAGGTTGTGATGTGGATAGAGGGAAAGGGAATACGCATGATGGTTCGCAACACTCTTCGGATGGCTTCTGCTTTGCTTGCCTTGGCGGCTTGCTCGATTTCCCCGATGCGCTTGATGGGGCAGGATGCTCCTCCTCCGCTCTATCTCGGGGCGGCCTGGTATCCAGAGCAGTGGCCGGAGGTGCGTTGGGAGGCGGATTTGAAGTTGATGGAGGAGGCGCACGTCCGGTTTGTGAGGATCGGGGAGTTTGCGTGGTCGACCATGGAGCCGAAGGAGGGGGACTTCGAGTTTGCGTGGATGGATCATGCAATTGCGATGGCGGCGAAGCACCATATCGACGTGGTGCTTGGGACGCCGAGCGCGGCTCCTCCGGCGTGGCTGACCCAGAAGTATCCGGAGACGCTACGGATCATGGAGGATGGGCGGCAGGACGCGCATGGGAATCGGCAGCAGTTCAACTGGGCGAATCCGAAGTATAGGGAGTTGGCGGCGAAGGTCGCGGGCGAGATGGCGAAGCGGTATGGGCATAATCCGCATGTGATCGGGTGGCAGATCGATAACGAGTATGCGAACGAGTCGTATGGCAAGGATGTTCAGAAGCAGTTTCAGGATTGGTGCAAGGCGCACTATGGGACGCTCGATAACCTGAACACGCGGTGGACGACGACTTACTGGAGTGAGAGTTATTCGGATTGGTCGCAGATTCCGATCGAGGAGAAGGAAGGGAATCCGGGGCTGCTGTTGAGCTGGAAGAGGTTTGTCAGCGATACGTGGCGGAGTTATCAGAAGAACCAGATCGACGCGATCCATGCATCGAGCGATAAGAGGCAGTGGATTACGACGAACATGATGGGATGGTTCGACGCGTATGACCACTACACGGTCGCGAAGGATCTCGACATGGCTTCGTGGGATGACTATGTGCGGGTGGATCATCTGGACCCGGTGTTCAACGGGGCTGCGCATGACTTGACACGTGGCTTTCTGCGGAAGAACTTCTGGGTGATGGAGACGCAGCCGGGGTTTGTGAACTGGAAGCCGAATAACGTCGCGCTGGATAAGGGCGAGGTGCGGGCGATGGCGTGGCACGACATCGGGCATGGGGCGGATGCGGTGGAGTACTGGCAGTGGCGGTCGGCGCTGAATGGGCAGGAGGAGTTGCACGGGACGGTGGTGGGGGCGGATGGGACTCCGGAGCCGCTTTATCCGGAGGTACAGCAGATCGGGGCGGAGTTTGCGAAGGCGGGGGAGTCGCTGAAGGGGACGTCGGTGCATTCGGAGGTGGCTATTCTGCACTCGTATGAGAGTCGTTGGGCGATCAACTGGCAGAGGCACAACCAGGCGTTCGATCCGGTTACGCAGCTACTTACTTATTACAAGCCACTGCGGGAGTTATCGCAGAGTATCGACATTGTGGCTCCTACTGCTCCGTTGAGTAGTTACAAACTTGTTGTGGCTCCAGGGTTGGCGGTGCTGACGAATGAGGCTGCGAAGAACCTGATGGAGTATGTGAAGGGTGGCGGGCACCTGGTACTGGGACAGCGGGCGGCGATCAAAGATGGGGATAATGGGCTGCAGCCGATGAGGCAGCCGGGGCCGCTGGGCGAGATGCTTGGCGGGAGAGTCGAGCAGTTCTATGCGCTTGCGGATGGGGTGCCGTTTTCCGGGGCGATGGGGGCGGGGACTTCGAAGATCTGGGCGGAGCAGCTTTCTACTTCTTCGCCTGATACGAAGGTGCTGATGACTTATGGGCCGAGTAATGGATGGCTGGATGGGCAGCCTGCAGTGATCACCCGGAAGGTCGGTAAAGGGGAGATTAGTTACATTGGGGCCTGGCTTGGGGATGGGGACGAGAGCACCAAGGGGCTGGCGAAGTGGATGGTTGAGAGCAGCGGGGTGGCGGCCGCGTGGGGGCCGGTCCCGGAGGGGGTGGAGGTGACTGCGCGGAGTGGTGGGGGGAAGAAGGTGTTCATCCTGGTGAACTTTGCCAAGACGGAACAGACGGTGCATCTGCCGGCTTCGATGCTTAGCGTGCTGGATGGGAGGCAGGTGGGGTCGGTAACGCTGGGACGGTATGGGGTGGCGGTGTTGGAGGCGAAGTAA
- a CDS encoding ABC transporter permease, with protein MRHFFVANGWTIGRLTFEHLWLTVSAMLLAGALGLPLGVLLARRQGLAGPVIAFANVVQVIPSLALFGLLLPVPWLGENAARLAILALTGYALLPILRNTYAGITSVDPALVDVANALGMTPWQRLRKVELPLAASVILAGVRTATVTCVGVATIAAAIGAGGLGELIFRGVASVDNGLVLAGAIPAAFLALGADAGLGFLEKKLAVKRV; from the coding sequence CTGCGGCACTTTTTCGTGGCGAACGGATGGACGATCGGGCGGCTTACGTTTGAGCATCTCTGGCTGACGGTAAGTGCGATGCTGCTGGCGGGGGCGCTTGGGTTGCCGCTTGGGGTTTTGCTGGCGCGACGGCAAGGGCTCGCCGGGCCGGTGATCGCGTTTGCGAATGTGGTGCAGGTGATTCCTTCGCTGGCTCTGTTTGGGCTACTGCTGCCGGTGCCGTGGCTTGGGGAGAATGCGGCTCGGTTGGCGATTCTGGCGCTGACGGGGTATGCGTTGTTGCCGATTTTGCGGAATACGTATGCGGGGATTACGTCGGTTGATCCGGCGCTGGTGGATGTGGCGAATGCACTTGGGATGACTCCGTGGCAGAGGCTCCGTAAGGTGGAGTTGCCGCTGGCGGCTTCGGTGATTCTTGCAGGAGTCAGGACCGCAACTGTTACGTGCGTTGGAGTTGCGACGATCGCGGCGGCGATTGGGGCGGGTGGGTTGGGGGAGTTGATCTTTCGCGGGGTGGCGAGCGTGGATAACGGACTGGTGCTGGCGGGAGCGATTCCGGCGGCGTTTCTGGCGCTGGGCGCGGATGCCGGGCTAGGGTTTCTGGAGAAAAAGCTGGCGGTTAAGCGGGTATGA
- a CDS encoding ATP-binding protein translates to MRRRSRRGPNESESTGKSGQELPQGQLAPLRPNYPEPVAPKVQEAVAPVIERPLTPVPPHAAVAEAAPERKIEVETQPENLGVPPEEQTPVSPKEPRGYVVLAIGLPGSGKTTWYKRRGVQPLSSDLLRTLLFDDITEQRYQGLVFSTLRSLLRARLIAKMPWNYVDATNLSPHERRQWIKMAKSFQYEVHAVFFDVPLAVCMERNSKRDRAVTDEVMLKMAERLRPPTFKEGFDKITVVRVKGYPGSEGVGAAGTAAAEAPEAGAEGSFQGEASTDAEAAT, encoded by the coding sequence ATGAGACGACGCTCCAGGCGTGGACCGAATGAATCGGAGTCCACTGGGAAGAGCGGGCAGGAACTGCCACAAGGGCAGCTTGCTCCGCTTCGGCCGAATTACCCGGAGCCTGTGGCTCCGAAGGTGCAGGAAGCGGTTGCTCCTGTTATTGAACGGCCTTTGACGCCGGTTCCGCCTCATGCCGCTGTAGCCGAAGCGGCTCCCGAGCGGAAGATTGAGGTGGAGACGCAGCCGGAGAACCTTGGGGTGCCACCGGAGGAGCAGACGCCGGTCTCGCCTAAGGAGCCTCGGGGGTATGTGGTTTTGGCGATCGGGCTTCCGGGTTCAGGCAAGACGACGTGGTATAAGAGGCGCGGAGTGCAGCCACTCTCGAGTGACCTGCTGCGGACGCTGCTCTTCGATGACATTACCGAACAGAGGTATCAAGGGCTGGTGTTTTCGACGCTGCGGAGCCTTCTGCGGGCGCGGCTGATTGCCAAGATGCCTTGGAACTATGTGGATGCTACGAACCTGTCTCCGCATGAGCGGCGGCAGTGGATCAAGATGGCTAAGAGCTTTCAGTATGAGGTACATGCGGTTTTTTTCGATGTTCCACTTGCAGTGTGCATGGAGCGTAACTCGAAGCGTGACCGAGCGGTGACGGACGAAGTGATGCTGAAGATGGCCGAGAGGCTGAGGCCACCGACCTTCAAAGAGGGCTTCGACAAGATCACAGTCGTGCGGGTGAAAGGCTACCCGGGATCCGAAGGCGTCGGGGCTGCAGGCACTGCGGCGGCAGAGGCTCCTGAGGCGGGTGCGGAGGGGTCATTTCAGGGTGAGGCCTCGACCGACGCGGAGGCAGCTACCTAG
- a CDS encoding RidA family protein, which produces MSARTNIPGTSPYEPIIGFSRAVRIGHGVHVSGTGPVGCDDGDLATQTDQCLTLIAKALKDAGSSIEHVYRTRIYLTDATDWESAARVHGKFFSLVLPAATMVVVAGLLDPRWKIEIEADAHIPG; this is translated from the coding sequence ATGAGCGCTCGCACAAACATTCCTGGCACAAGCCCCTACGAACCCATCATCGGCTTCTCCCGCGCCGTCCGCATCGGGCACGGAGTCCACGTATCCGGCACCGGCCCAGTGGGCTGCGACGACGGCGACCTCGCCACCCAGACCGATCAATGTCTCACCCTGATTGCCAAGGCTCTCAAGGACGCGGGCAGCTCAATCGAGCACGTCTATCGCACCCGCATCTATCTCACCGACGCAACCGACTGGGAGTCTGCTGCCCGAGTCCACGGTAAGTTTTTCTCTCTCGTCCTTCCCGCCGCCACAATGGTTGTCGTAGCCGGCCTCCTCGACCCCAGGTGGAAGATCGAAATCGAAGCTGACGCCCACATCCCCGGCTAA